The DNA window TACTAAATACGTATGTCATTGGGACTCAACGTTCAATGCGTATTTAGCAAAGAAACGGGCAGAAGGTAAACCCTACAATGTTGCTGTCTCCCATGCTGCCAAGAAACTCACTCGCGTTCTCTTTCATTTGGTGAAAGCAAACGTTGCCTTTATTCCTCTGGCTTAAACCGCTACCTTATACGACTTATTTGCCAAGCACCTCGTGGTGCTTATTTCGTTATGCAATTATCAAGGTTCTTTTTATCCGATTTGCATTTCTGCATTTTCATGCTTTTTCTTCTTGACTTTTAATAGTTAGTCTTTCTTTGTTCTATTTTATGCTATCTTCCAGCTGACAGCACTGCGTCTGCCGGAAACAAAGTTCCTATAAATTCCATCTTCCCGAATCAGTGATTCATGCGTGCCCTGCTGCACGATCCTGCCTTTATCGATCACGATGATCTGATCCGCATGACGAACGGTCTTCAATCTGTGTGCGATCATAATGATCGTCTTTTCTCTGGTCAAATTTTCAATGGCCTGCGTAAGCTCCTTTTCGTTTTCTGGATCAACATTGGCAGTTGCTTCGTCCAGAATAATGATCGGAGCATCTTTCATGATCGCTCTGGCTATGGCGATCCGCTGTTTTTCACCGCCGGAAAGCGTTGCGCCACCTTCTCCGATCATAGTTTCATACCCATCAGGAAGTCCCATGATAAAGTCGTGCGCGGAAGCTTTCTTTGCAGCTTCGATTACATCTTTCATCGGTGCATCCGGCCTTCCAAATCGGATATTGTTCGCAATGGTATCCTCAAACAGATAGACCCTCTGGAAGACAAAGCTGAAATTCTCCATCAAAGAATCGAAGCTGTAATCCTTGACATCTTTTCCTCCAAGCGTCACCTTTCCGTCCTGTACATCCCAGAATCTGGCAATCAGAGATGTAACCGTGGTTTTGCCGCCTCCGGAGGGTCCGACAATTGCTGTCGTTGTCTTTTCCTTGATGTCAAGTGTGAGATCATCGATAATCTTTCTGTTCTCATAGGCAAAGCTTACATGGTCAAGATGGATATCGTGATTTTCCGGCTTAATATCCTCACCGTTAATGTCCATCTGCTGTACGGAAAGAATCTCATTGGCAAGGTCAACACACCTTCCGATCACTCTCAGAAGTGCTGTGTATACGCCTGCCAGATCCAGCATTTCAAACAGGATAAAGGAACAAAGCAGCATTGTGATCGTGTAATTCAGTGCCATCGTTCCGTTTATGCAGAAGTAAACGGATGCTCCTGCAATCACCACACCCGTCAGCTTGCACACAAGCTGCTGAAGGCCTACCATGGGGATCGCCGCAGTCTCGGCGCTGATATCCGCTTTTCTTTTTCGATCGATTGCTTTTTCCAGTCTGCTGTTGTTCGCGCTCACCAGATTGTAATTACGGATTTCGGCAATCCCCTGAATATATTCAAGCACTACGCCGACCATATCCTTATCTGCCTGAAGCTTCTCCTCCGCAACTCTCGCTACGTTTCTGTTGGTGAATATATTGACCACGCAGAAAACGACAATGCCAATCAATCCGATCACTGCGATACGCACATCAAACGCAAACAGCCCGATACCGATGATGACCGTAGTTATGGAGCCTTGTAAAATCATCATGACGGCACGTGTCGCGATATCCCCCAGCTGCTCCATAGAATTTGTAGTGACAGATGTGATGTGACCGAGACTGGTGTCGTTGAAGTACCCCATCGGGAGGTATCTCAAATGCTCCCCGATCTCGATTCGCTTACCGGCCGCCGTATTATATCCGGCCTCCGTCTGCATCATCTGTGAATAGCGGTTGATGATCATCTTTCCCACTGTGGAGATCAGCATGAGACCAATAACGACCAGGATCTCCTTTGTCCCTATGTCCCTGTTCAGAACCGCCGTCACAGTAAAGAACGCAGCAGGGATCTTCATAGCGGTAAAGACAGCGTCCAACACACCCAGCGCTAGGGCCTTATAAAACTTATTCCTGTTCTCCGTATTGCAGAAATCGAAGAACTTCTTCAGCATTTTAAGCATGGGCAACCTCCTCTCTGACAGCGGATGCCGTATAATCCGTGTCCGCGTCTCTTGCCTCGCTGTGGGCCTCCCACATCTTCTGATAAAGCGGACAGCCTGCAATAAGCTCGTTGTGCGTTCCTGCCGCCTCTATATTTCCCTCATTTACGACAAAGATCTTATCGGCACTTGTGATGGTAGACAGTCTGTGAGCAATGACGATCAGCGTTTTTCCCTGAACGAGCTTAGCCACGCTCATTTGAACAAGGGTTTCGTTTTCGGGATCCGTATAGGCAGTAGCCTCGTCCAGAATCACCACCGGCGCGTCTTTCAGCATGGCTCTTGCGATGCAGATACGCTGTCTTTCGCCTCCGGAAAGGTGTCCTCCAGCGCCGCCGACAACCGTATCGTATCCATGCTCCAGTCCCAGAATGAACTCATGGCAGCCAGTAGCCTTTGCTGCATTTATAATGTCTTCTTCAGATGCACCCTTGCGGCCGAGCCTGATATTTTCCAGAACGCTCATGTCAAACAGGTAGTTGTCCTGTGCTACATAAGAAATCTGACTCGCATAGTAATCCAGCGGCAGATTTCGGATATCCACACCACCATAGGTGATGCTTCCGCTGTCTACATCCCACAGGGAGTCGATGAGCCTTGCGATGGTGCTCTTTCCTGAGCCGGAGGGTCCCACGATCGCTGTAACGTCACCCTGTTTGATCTCCATATTCACGCCATGGAGCACTTCCTTTTCCTTGTATGTAAAGCGGACGTCACTCAGTTTGATATCAGAGCCCTCCGGCTGCTCTGTCAATGCGGCGGGTCTTTCCATGTCCTTTCTTTCCAGTATCTCCGTCACTTCTCCGAATATCGCACTCATCTTTGAGATGTCATCGGTGTAGGAGAAAGCCACTACAAGCGGAGTGACAAGTCCGGCCGAAAGGATGACCCCAGTGATAAAATCCGAAGCAGTAAGGCTCCCGCCTCTGACCAGCAGAAGTCCGACCGGAAGCACGCCAAGAAGCGTTGCGGGCGTGAATGAAAGGCTTCCCGACGACCACCAGATGCAGCGCCTCATCCAGTCGATAAAGCAGCTTGCGCCTTCTTTGGCGGCAGTAACGAATTTTTCATAAGAGCTCTTGGATTTACCGAAAGCCTTGATCACTTCGATCCCGTTGATGTATTCCACTGCCGTATCATTCAGTTTTTTTGTTTTTTCCAGCGTCAGCTGAAAGCTTTCGCCGCTGCCTTTCATCATGCCGGCAACAAAAAAAAGTCCGATCACGACAGGGATCAGATTTGCCAGTCCCATTCGCCAGTCAATCGTAAGAAGATAAATGAACATAATGAGCGGGAGCAAAAGATTTGCCGTGAATTCCGGGATGATGTGTGCCATGGTTGTTTCCATGGCATCCACTCGTTCCACGATGATATTTTTATAAGTTCCGCTGTGATCATCCAGAATGGAGCCGAGCGGTATCCTCGAAAGCTTTGCGGTCAGTTGTTTGCGGATCCCGCCAAGCACGGTAAAGGTTGCCACATGAGACAGCGTAGTGGATGATGAGTGAAGTGCGACTCTTATGATCCAGCAAACAACCATCAGTGTTACCTGTCTAAGGTAATATGACCAGTCCGCGCCGCCTGTTATCAATTTCTCCACAACGTCTGCGATCAGCAGATAGGGTATGAAGGATGCCACGACACCAAGGATCGCGAGCAGCACGCTGCCTACGAAGAATCCTCCTCGCCGTCCGGCAAACTCCATTACCCAAGAGATCGTGCTTTTTTTCTTCATTCAGATTGCCTCCTGTTTTTATGAATATGAATTATTGATGTCAGAATCCGAGAAACTTACGCCAACCCTCAGTAAAGAACATGGCGACGGTATAGGCATAGTGTCTCGCCTCATCATACGAAAAATCGTGTTTTAGCATTTCAAGAATGCATGAATACTCTGAGGTTAAAAGAAGATGCATTTCTCTGCCATCCACATGCTCTACATGAACTCCGGGCTTTTCCAGCCCGCTCATAAACAGCAGCGTATATTTTTGGACTTTCGTAACAAGGTCATGCAGGAAGTTTTCATACTTTGTTCCTTCGCTTCCGCAGAAGAGGAGCCTCTGTTCATCGATGTCTTCGTAGATCATATCCACTATCATTCCAAGCTGCCGGTCGTCTTCCCACATGGCTTCCAGCCCATGATCCCATGCGGTCGATGTCTGCCTGATTCTCTCCGTGTCGCAAAATCGATTCCACTTCTCTACAACAGGACCGACTACTGCTTCAAATATCTCTTCTTTATTCGAATAATGCCTGTATAACGCCGTAGCGGAAATCCCGACTTGTGAGGCAATGCTCCGCATCGACGCGTCCTCGAATCCTCTTTTTATAAACTCTTTTTTTGCGACCTCAAGGATCTTGTCTTTCGTGTCCATTTGCTTTCCCCCTAAAGATATGTTAACGTCGTAAACGTTGACAACGTTAACATTATAGTTAGGTATCGCTGACTTGTCAAGAAGATTCTTGATCCTATATCCCAACATAAGTATTAGACACTCCGTCGCAGCGAAGTGTCTCTGCATCCTTATTCTCTTATGCCTCCACATCGATTGTAAAACCCGACTTGAACTCCACTGTCAGCTTTTCATCGTGGACTGTGATCTTCTCAATCAGCCGTCTGACCAGCGTTTCGGAGTGTTCCGTGACCGCCGCATTCTGCCCATCAAGGAAGGCAGAAAGGTCATCGATGCGTTCCTTCAGCTCCGTGTTCTTCGCCGCCTTCGTCAGGATATCCTGCCGCTCCTGCCGGAGGCTGATAATGGCATCTCCGATCTCATCGATCATCGTCTGGTTTTTCCCGGCTTTCAGCAGTTCCTCCTGTTTTGCCTTTACGGCTACATCGATCTCGGCAAGTTGCTCTTCCGTGTCCTCATTCAAGACCGAGCGGATGTTTTCCTGCAAGACGGGGAGGAGGTAATCCCTTCTCGACCAGGCATCGTTGATTGCCATGACCACCGCCTCCTGCAGGTCTTCTTCGTGAATCGTCCTTGCCGGGCAGTCAATACCGCTGCTTTTCTTCAGTACCCGGCTCACGCACCGCCAGACCGTGGACTTGCATCCCCGGTTGTTCCATTTAATCCTGCGGAAGATGTCCCCACAGTGTCCGCAGAACACCAAGCTCGAAAGAGCGTACCGTGAACTGTAGATCCGCTTCTTTCCATCCGTCAGGATGTTAGCCCTTCGTGCGATTTCTGCCTGCACCCGGAGATAAACATCCTTTGCGATGATCGCCTCATGGCTGCCTTCCACATAGTACTTCGGCGCAAGGCCGTTATTGGCCACTCGTTTCTTATCGAGTGTATTTACCGTATAGGTCTTTTGCAGGAGTGCATCCCCGATGTATTTTTCATTGATGAGGATCTGCCGGATATTACTTTCATGCCACTTAGCGTTCCCCGCACCGTTCAGGATGCCATCCGCCTCCAGCCCCCTTTGATTTGGAGAAAACTGGCTCCATCCATGTATTCAGCATAAATGCGCCGAACGATATCCGCCTCTTCCGGAACGATGATAAGTTTTCCTTCATCATCTTTTGTGTATCCAAGAAACCGATTATGGTTGACCTGCACCTTGCCTGCCTGATTTCGGAACTGAATGCCGAGCCGGACGTTTGCCGACAGGGATTCCGATTCCTGTTGGGCAAGCGCCGCCATAATAGTCATAAGGACCTCTCCCTTGGCGTCAAGGGAATTGATATTCTCCTTCTCGAACAGGATTGCAATATTAAGATCCTTCAATTCTCTTGTATATTTCAGGCAGTCTACCGTATTTCGGGAGAAGCGACTGATGGACTTAGTCAGTATCATATCGACTTTTCCATCCCGGCAGTCCTGTATCATGAGGTTGAAGGATTCCCTTTTTGCTGTATTCGTTGCACTGATCAAGTCGTCCGCGTACACCTCAACCAGTTCCCATTCCAGATTGCTTTTGATATAGGAAGTGTAATGCTCGACTTGCATCTCATAACTGGATTCCTGCTCCTCAAATTCCGTAGAAACGCGGCAGTAGGCTGCTACCCTGGTTTTCTGCACCTTCTCCGTTTTCTTCTGCGCCCCGATGGTGCGCTTTGGCGGGATAACTGTGACATTTCCTGCAATCTGCATTATCCGTTCACCCCATTTCTTATCAGGCTGTAGGCGTACTCCGCCTGCCTGACTGGATCTTCATATTTCAGCGTGATTTTTGGAGCGGAAAACTTTGTATAAACCGTTCCTTTCGGCGCGCCTTTCCCTTTGTTCCTGTTACGCCCCAGCGCCTTCTCCCGGCGTATTCGTTCCGCTTCGACCCTGTCGGCCATTTCCTTCGTCAGCATCGGCGGGTAAAAGCCATCGCCGAGATACCGCTCATTCTGTATCAGACGTTTGACCCCGCAGTGGCTCATGGTCAGCCCCACCGATGCCGCCGCCTTTATAAAAGACATCCCGGACAGGTAATTTTCACATATCCGCCGGATAACGGCGGCCTGTTTTTCATTGACCACAGCCCTGCCACCGATGATGTCATAGCCGTATGGTGTATGTTCCATGTCATATCCTTTCCCGGAAAACGGCTCCGCACTTCATGGCAAATCCAATCTCCGTTCTTTTATAAACCACGATGTGATCAACTTGCTCCGTAAAGAGCGCGTCATCAAATTCCGTAAGGGTTCTGCCCTTCGCCGTGTACTTCAGAAGCTGCTCGAGAGTCTCCTGCCTTTCATGCGATCCGCTTACCTGCGCGGTCAGGAGATTCTGCTCGTTTGTGAGCCTCTGCGCTTCTTCCACAAGAGTATCGCTTTCTTCCGCATACACCGCCGGATCGAGAAGCCCCTTCGTGAAGAACTGCGTGATCTGCGCCCTGCGCTCAGCGTTCTTTTCCAGAAGGGATTCCAGTTTGGAAAGCCTGTCCAGTGTATCGGTTTTCATGCCTTCTTTCAGCATTTCCACGTATGGGAGGAGGACTCTGCTCCTGCCCCATGTCAGCTTGTTCATCATCGTGGCGCATGCCGCCTTCACTGGTTCCTCTGGTATGGACTTCATAACGCAGGCGTTCTTATCATCCACATGGCTCGATTGCTCCAGATTGATGTCAGATTTTCGCGGTCGTTCGCGGGAATTTATCAAAGCGTGTTTTTGCCTCGAAACACACCGATTTTTACCCTTGGTATGGATAAGATTGCAGACGGGCTTATGGCTGACGGTATCCTCACCGGCGCTGCAAGACAAAATGTCACACCAGCACTATCAACAAGATCCTCCTCAACGAGAAGTACATCGGTGACGCGCTCCTGCAAAAGACTTACATC is part of the Amygdalobacter nucleatus genome and encodes:
- a CDS encoding ABC transporter ATP-binding protein, encoding MLKMLKKFFDFCNTENRNKFYKALALGVLDAVFTAMKIPAAFFTVTAVLNRDIGTKEILVVIGLMLISTVGKMIINRYSQMMQTEAGYNTAAGKRIEIGEHLRYLPMGYFNDTSLGHITSVTTNSMEQLGDIATRAVMMILQGSITTVIIGIGLFAFDVRIAVIGLIGIVVFCVVNIFTNRNVARVAEEKLQADKDMVGVVLEYIQGIAEIRNYNLVSANNSRLEKAIDRKRKADISAETAAIPMVGLQQLVCKLTGVVIAGASVYFCINGTMALNYTITMLLCSFILFEMLDLAGVYTALLRVIGRCVDLANEILSVQQMDINGEDIKPENHDIHLDHVSFAYENRKIIDDLTLDIKEKTTTAIVGPSGGGKTTVTSLIARFWDVQDGKVTLGGKDVKDYSFDSLMENFSFVFQRVYLFEDTIANNIRFGRPDAPMKDVIEAAKKASAHDFIMGLPDGYETMIGEGGATLSGGEKQRIAIARAIMKDAPIIILDEATANVDPENEKELTQAIENLTREKTIIMIAHRLKTVRHADQIIVIDKGRIVQQGTHESLIREDGIYRNFVSGRRSAVSWKIA
- a CDS encoding serine integrase family protein, whose product is MEHTPYGYDIIGGRAVVNEKQAAVIRRICENYLSGMSFIKAAASVGLTMSHCGVKRLIQNERYLGDGFYPPMLTKEMADRVEAERIRREKALGRNRNKGKGAPKGTVYTKFSAPKITLKYEDPVRQAEYAYSLIRNGVNG
- a CDS encoding ABC transporter ATP-binding protein, encoding MKKKSTISWVMEFAGRRGGFFVGSVLLAILGVVASFIPYLLIADVVEKLITGGADWSYYLRQVTLMVVCWIIRVALHSSSTTLSHVATFTVLGGIRKQLTAKLSRIPLGSILDDHSGTYKNIIVERVDAMETTMAHIIPEFTANLLLPLIMFIYLLTIDWRMGLANLIPVVIGLFFVAGMMKGSGESFQLTLEKTKKLNDTAVEYINGIEVIKAFGKSKSSYEKFVTAAKEGASCFIDWMRRCIWWSSGSLSFTPATLLGVLPVGLLLVRGGSLTASDFITGVILSAGLVTPLVVAFSYTDDISKMSAIFGEVTEILERKDMERPAALTEQPEGSDIKLSDVRFTYKEKEVLHGVNMEIKQGDVTAIVGPSGSGKSTIARLIDSLWDVDSGSITYGGVDIRNLPLDYYASQISYVAQDNYLFDMSVLENIRLGRKGASEEDIINAAKATGCHEFILGLEHGYDTVVGGAGGHLSGGERQRICIARAMLKDAPVVILDEATAYTDPENETLVQMSVAKLVQGKTLIVIAHRLSTITSADKIFVVNEGNIEAAGTHNELIAGCPLYQKMWEAHSEARDADTDYTASAVREEVAHA
- a CDS encoding TetR/AcrR family transcriptional regulator, with the translated sequence MLGYRIKNLLDKSAIPNYNVNVVNVYDVNISLGGKQMDTKDKILEVAKKEFIKRGFEDASMRSIASQVGISATALYRHYSNKEEIFEAVVGPVVEKWNRFCDTERIRQTSTAWDHGLEAMWEDDRQLGMIVDMIYEDIDEQRLLFCGSEGTKYENFLHDLVTKVQKYTLLFMSGLEKPGVHVEHVDGREMHLLLTSEYSCILEMLKHDFSYDEARHYAYTVAMFFTEGWRKFLGF